The following are from one region of the Ignavibacteriota bacterium genome:
- a CDS encoding ABC transporter ATP-binding protein, giving the protein MITVANLVKNFGKNHVLKNINLTIEAGKVTAVVGPNGSGKTTLIKTILGLVRPTSGIIEVDGTIVKDDYLYRNKIGYMPQIARYPENLTGNEIISLIKSIRNSNEFDDAEILSSLKLTPEMEKPFKNLSGGTKQKISALIAFAFNPKIIILDEPTAGLDPISSSYFKDLVLKQKEQKKTIILTSHLMNEVQELSDEIIFLLEGEIKFKGSVQSLLEDKNETKLERAIAELMSQNQNSS; this is encoded by the coding sequence TTGATAACAGTAGCCAATCTCGTTAAAAATTTTGGAAAGAATCATGTTCTGAAGAATATTAATTTAACTATTGAAGCAGGAAAAGTTACTGCTGTTGTTGGTCCAAATGGTTCCGGAAAAACTACTTTGATAAAAACAATCCTCGGACTTGTAAGACCAACATCCGGAATTATCGAAGTTGATGGAACAATAGTAAAAGATGATTATCTCTACAGAAATAAAATTGGTTACATGCCACAGATAGCAAGGTATCCTGAAAACCTGACTGGTAATGAAATTATTTCGCTGATAAAGTCAATTAGAAATAGTAATGAGTTTGATGATGCAGAAATTCTTTCATCACTGAAGCTTACGCCTGAAATGGAGAAGCCGTTTAAAAATCTTTCCGGTGGGACAAAGCAAAAAATATCTGCTTTGATCGCATTTGCTTTCAACCCTAAAATAATAATTCTTGATGAACCAACTGCAGGACTTGACCCGATTTCAAGCAGCTATTTCAAAGATCTTGTTCTGAAACAGAAAGAACAAAAAAAGACAATAATCCTGACTTCGCATCTAATGAATGAAGTACAGGAACTTTCAGATGAAATTATTTTTTTACTTGAAGGAGAAATAAAATTTAAAGGCAGTGTTCAGTCGTTGCTCGAAGATAAAAATGAAACAAAGCTTGAAAGAGCAATTGCTGAGTTGATGAGTCAGAATCAGAACTCATCCTAA
- a CDS encoding ABC transporter permease subunit → MKLVKKILLYEIHNTIRSKWVLLYTFFFFLVGYGLFTFSGDVNKAYISLMNIIIIVIPLVSIIFGSIYFYNSREFIEMMLSQPIDRKSLFLGIFLGTAIPLSAGFAIGFSVPFLLFGKVGEQIDGFILLLLIGILLTFIFIALSFLISVKQDDKSKGLGIAILIWLVLAVVYDGIILLVIYYFQDYPLENAMIILSTLNPIDLGRILFLMKFDIAALMGYTGAVFQRFFGSSSGMIISFICLIIWIFIPFFLSSRIFKKKDF, encoded by the coding sequence ATGAAACTCGTTAAAAAAATATTACTTTACGAAATCCACAACACAATCAGAAGCAAGTGGGTTTTGCTTTACACTTTCTTTTTCTTTCTAGTTGGATATGGATTATTTACTTTTAGCGGAGATGTAAACAAAGCATACATCAGTCTGATGAACATAATTATAATAGTCATTCCGCTTGTGTCAATCATTTTTGGCTCGATATATTTTTATAATTCAAGAGAATTTATCGAGATGATGCTGAGCCAACCGATTGACAGGAAATCCCTTTTCCTCGGAATATTTTTAGGAACGGCAATTCCTCTTTCTGCAGGATTCGCAATCGGATTTTCTGTGCCGTTTTTGTTGTTTGGAAAAGTTGGTGAGCAGATTGATGGATTTATTTTATTACTGTTGATCGGAATTTTACTCACGTTCATCTTCATTGCACTTTCGTTTTTGATTTCTGTAAAGCAGGATGACAAATCAAAAGGACTTGGTATTGCAATTTTAATCTGGTTGGTACTTGCAGTTGTTTACGACGGAATCATTCTTTTGGTTATATATTATTTTCAGGATTACCCGCTTGAAAATGCAATGATAATTCTGAGTACTCTAAATCCAATTGATCTTGGAAGAATTTTATTTTTAATGAAGTTTGATATTGCCGCTTTGATGGGTTACACCGGAGCCGTATTTCAAAGATTTTTCGGAAGTTCATCCGGGATGATTATTTCTTTCATTTGTCTTATCATCTGGATATTTATTCCTTTCTTTTTAAGCAGCAGGATTTTTAAAAAGAAAGATTTTTGA
- the nosZ gene encoding Sec-dependent nitrous-oxide reductase, whose translation MNRKYLNTILVGLAVVAAFVILHYGCQESKDLTAGDVAERVYVAPGTYDDFYLFTSGGFSGQIGVYGLPSGRLFRVIPVFSQDPEKAWGYSEESKPMFMTSHGFVPWDDAHHPKLSQTDGIADGRWIFINGNNTPRVARVDLSTFKTAEIIEIPNSGGNHGSPFITENTEYVVASTRFSVPIPEKDVPISSYKENFKGTISFISVNKEGAMDVAFQILVPGFDYDLAHSGKGVSHGWAFFTSYNTEQANTLLEVNASQNDKDFIAAVNWKKAEEYVKQGKAKTFSTSYLRNYFDEKKHMGISEEKKSVKVLLPEECPGLIYYLPTPKSPHGVDVDPTGEYIAAGGKLASMIPVHSFNKMLKAIENKEFETTIDGIPVLKYEATIAGEVQNPGLGPLHTEFDDNGYGYTSSFISSEIVKWKVGSWEIVDRIPAYYSIGHLCIPGGDTRKPWGKYVIALNKITKDRYLPTGPELTQSAQLIDITGDKMKLLLDFPTIGEPHYAQAIPADIIMKNSKKIYPIEENSHPYGVKAEKDARVVREGNVVHVIMSTIRTHFAPDNIEGIKVGDVVYFHVTNLEQDWDIPHGFAVKGMQNSELLIMPGATETIVWTPQKEGIYPFYCTDFCSALHQEMQGYIRVSPKGSNVAITYGTGK comes from the coding sequence ATGAACCGCAAATATTTGAACACAATTCTTGTTGGTCTTGCAGTAGTAGCTGCATTTGTGATTTTACATTATGGCTGCCAGGAATCAAAAGATTTAACGGCTGGGGATGTAGCAGAAAGAGTTTATGTTGCACCCGGTACTTATGATGACTTTTATCTTTTCACTTCTGGAGGATTCAGCGGACAGATTGGTGTCTATGGTCTGCCAAGTGGAAGATTGTTTAGAGTAATTCCTGTTTTCTCACAAGACCCGGAAAAAGCCTGGGGTTATTCAGAAGAATCAAAACCAATGTTTATGACCTCACATGGTTTTGTTCCGTGGGATGATGCTCATCATCCAAAACTTTCTCAGACAGATGGAATTGCAGACGGCAGATGGATTTTTATTAATGGAAATAATACTCCAAGAGTTGCACGAGTTGATCTTTCAACTTTTAAAACGGCTGAGATAATTGAAATTCCAAACTCGGGTGGTAATCACGGTTCTCCATTCATAACTGAGAATACCGAGTATGTTGTTGCTTCAACCAGATTCAGTGTTCCAATTCCTGAAAAAGATGTTCCAATCAGTTCGTACAAAGAAAACTTCAAAGGCACTATCAGTTTTATAAGCGTTAATAAAGAAGGGGCAATGGATGTTGCTTTCCAAATCCTTGTTCCGGGATTTGATTATGATTTAGCTCATTCAGGAAAAGGTGTCTCTCACGGCTGGGCTTTCTTCACAAGCTACAACACAGAACAGGCAAATACTTTGCTTGAAGTTAATGCTTCACAAAATGATAAAGATTTTATTGCAGCGGTAAACTGGAAAAAAGCCGAAGAGTATGTTAAACAAGGTAAAGCAAAAACTTTTAGTACAAGCTACTTAAGAAATTATTTTGATGAAAAGAAACATATGGGAATTTCGGAAGAGAAAAAGAGCGTGAAAGTTCTGCTTCCTGAAGAATGCCCCGGTTTAATTTATTATCTGCCAACACCAAAATCTCCTCATGGTGTGGATGTTGATCCAACAGGTGAATACATAGCAGCCGGTGGTAAACTTGCATCTATGATACCTGTTCATTCATTCAACAAAATGCTTAAAGCAATTGAGAACAAAGAATTCGAAACTACTATTGATGGAATACCAGTATTAAAATATGAAGCTACGATCGCAGGTGAAGTTCAAAATCCTGGACTTGGTCCACTACACACAGAATTTGATGATAATGGTTATGGTTATACATCTTCATTCATTTCATCAGAAATAGTAAAATGGAAAGTTGGTTCCTGGGAAATTGTTGACAGAATTCCTGCATATTATTCTATTGGTCATCTCTGCATTCCCGGAGGCGATACAAGGAAACCTTGGGGTAAGTATGTAATCGCTCTAAATAAAATTACGAAAGACAGATATCTGCCCACCGGACCAGAGTTGACACAGTCAGCCCAGTTAATTGATATCACGGGTGATAAGATGAAACTGCTTTTGGATTTCCCGACAATTGGTGAGCCGCATTATGCTCAGGCAATTCCTGCAGACATCATTATGAAAAATTCTAAAAAGATTTATCCTATTGAAGAAAATTCTCATCCGTATGGAGTTAAAGCAGAGAAGGATGCTCGTGTTGTCAGAGAAGGAAATGTAGTACACGTTATCATGTCAACAATCAGAACACACTTTGCACCAGATAATATTGAAGGTATTAAAGTTGGTGATGTTGTTTATTTTCACGTAACAAATCTTGAACAGGATTGGGATATTCCTCATGGTTTTGCAGTTAAAGGAATGCAAAATTCCGAATTGCTGATTATGCCCGGCGCTACCGAGACTATTGTGTGGACTCCACAAAAGGAAGGAATATATCCATTTTACTGCACTGATTTTTGTTCAGCACTTCACCAGGAAATGCAGGGATATATAAGAGTATCGCCCAAAGGTTCAAACGTGGCGATCACTTATGGAACAGGGAAATAA
- a CDS encoding GAF domain-containing protein has translation MDSELKKIISELSQWGNLNSASQFLLKNICKLNDWEYGEIWLPSKDGKFMVWTGFWSKLSKHFEKFSKFSSVHKFAKGIGLVGRTWQQKKVMWIEDIFLNNNFLRTEVASKSGLNSAVSIPFLQNNNVLFILCFFIRNLTPADQEKAIKIFEYSEQIGNEISGLS, from the coding sequence ATGGATAGTGAATTAAAAAAAATAATATCTGAACTGAGTCAATGGGGGAATTTGAATTCAGCAAGTCAATTCCTTCTAAAGAATATATGCAAGCTGAACGATTGGGAGTATGGTGAAATCTGGCTTCCTTCAAAAGATGGAAAATTTATGGTCTGGACTGGCTTCTGGAGTAAACTTTCAAAACACTTTGAAAAATTCTCCAAGTTCAGTTCGGTTCACAAGTTTGCAAAAGGAATTGGATTAGTAGGCAGAACATGGCAGCAAAAAAAAGTAATGTGGATTGAAGATATTTTTTTAAATAATAATTTTCTCAGAACAGAGGTTGCTTCGAAGAGCGGATTAAATTCAGCAGTGAGTATTCCATTCCTGCAGAATAATAATGTGTTGTTTATTCTGTGTTTTTTTATCCGAAATCTTACACCTGCCGATCAGGAAAAAGCAATTAAAATATTTGAATATTCAGAGCAAATAGGAAATGAAATTTCTGGGTTGAGTTAA
- a CDS encoding c-type cytochrome: MEWLKNFTLPQSTEHIELIGYMLVIVMMLFIVFSSIILWGTLISIYLKRKASKDLDVKYELLSKDIMDTVLFNKMTGIMFCILPGITVILILAQLFQSQNNPNLNFLIYSLVLLVIGLLFIYSYKNSFYMFKQVDINSGLAGSILLFFSLWLFSAAMTSSIYTESSLAAAESINLFSGVVLFRFLLLILISLAVTGAILLFRKYNIKKSNADTNEDYSSSAVQLYLKITFAAIVSIPLLIFINMILLPKTSLSGAFFFYLILSVVFLFIAYHLLYQLYKNANKTFAAYLLVLLVLFVLINALSDQMLIAGSNKVQYTMLAAKYDDYLAELKGSDKVVTINGEELYSVRCASCHTFDKKLVGPPHDEVIPKYFGKENQLIAFIRNPVKVNPDYPPMPNPGLKPDEAKAVADYLLSKVKSDLGK; this comes from the coding sequence ATGGAGTGGCTTAAAAATTTCACGTTACCTCAATCAACTGAACACATTGAATTGATCGGATATATGTTAGTAATTGTCATGATGCTGTTCATTGTATTCAGCAGTATAATTTTATGGGGAACTTTAATCTCAATTTATCTGAAGCGGAAAGCAAGCAAAGATCTGGATGTTAAATATGAACTACTTTCAAAAGATATTATGGATACAGTTCTGTTCAATAAAATGACAGGGATTATGTTTTGTATTCTTCCAGGCATCACTGTAATCCTTATTTTAGCACAACTATTTCAATCCCAGAATAATCCCAACCTTAATTTTCTTATTTATTCGCTGGTGCTGTTAGTAATTGGTTTGCTATTTATCTACAGTTATAAAAATTCGTTTTACATGTTCAAACAGGTTGATATTAATTCAGGATTGGCTGGTTCGATACTTTTGTTTTTCTCGTTATGGTTATTTAGTGCAGCAATGACAAGTTCTATATACACTGAGTCTTCTTTAGCTGCTGCTGAATCAATAAACCTGTTCTCTGGTGTTGTACTTTTCAGATTTTTATTGTTAATACTTATTTCGCTTGCTGTTACAGGAGCTATTTTATTATTTAGAAAATACAACATTAAAAAATCTAACGCGGATACCAATGAAGATTACTCGTCGTCTGCTGTACAACTCTATTTAAAGATTACATTCGCAGCAATAGTCAGCATACCATTATTGATATTTATTAACATGATATTGCTGCCCAAAACTTCATTATCAGGAGCTTTCTTCTTTTATTTAATTCTCAGTGTCGTGTTTTTATTCATAGCTTATCACTTACTTTATCAGTTGTACAAAAATGCAAACAAAACATTCGCAGCATATTTACTTGTGTTACTGGTACTTTTTGTATTAATCAATGCTTTGAGCGATCAAATGCTTATTGCAGGTTCAAACAAAGTTCAATACACAATGCTCGCAGCAAAGTATGATGATTACCTGGCTGAATTAAAAGGAAGCGATAAAGTTGTTACCATCAATGGTGAAGAACTTTACTCTGTCCGATGTGCATCTTGTCATACTTTTGATAAAAAATTAGTTGGTCCACCGCATGACGAAGTAATCCCAAAATATTTTGGAAAGGAAAATCAGCTAATAGCTTTTATTAGAAATCCTGTTAAAGTTAATCCTGATTATCCGCCGATGCCCAATCCAGGTTTAAAACCAGATGAAGCTAAAGCTGTTGCAGATTATTTATTATCAAAAGTAAAAAGTGATTTAGGAAAATAA
- a CDS encoding nitrous oxide reductase family maturation protein NosD: protein MPTQIKLIFFLSFTLFATLTSAKVIIVSNSGPINTILKAISQSNDYDTVLVKSGEYAEGNIIVNKKLTIIGENFPVIDGKGTGEIFTIVSNDVQISGLTINNSGISFLEENAGIRLKEVRHCVITGNKFNNNFFAIYLAKSADCIVRNNFIRGEGKRESNSGNGIHLWYCRDITIEGNEVYNHRDGIYFEFVRHGKIINNHSERNLRYGLHFMFSDSCSYSNNTFLNNGAGVAVMYTKNVLMFENHFLKNWGAASYGILLKDISDSHIEKNIFDENSIGLYMEGSSRVTVEKNNFTKNGWALKLMANSMENYFYDNNFAANSFDISTNSRQNFNTFEKNYWADYDGYDLNKDGFGDIPFRPVTMFSMMIESHPTSLVLLHSLFIDILNIAESIIPAITPEALTDPKPRMRMVN, encoded by the coding sequence ATGCCAACTCAAATAAAACTAATATTCTTTCTTTCCTTTACATTATTTGCAACCCTTACCTCTGCTAAAGTAATTATCGTCTCCAACTCCGGACCAATCAATACAATTCTCAAAGCTATTTCTCAATCAAATGATTACGATACAGTTTTAGTTAAATCTGGAGAATATGCTGAAGGGAATATAATTGTCAATAAAAAGCTAACGATCATCGGAGAAAATTTTCCTGTCATCGATGGAAAAGGTACCGGAGAGATATTTACTATTGTTTCAAATGATGTTCAAATATCAGGTCTTACGATTAATAATTCCGGAATAAGTTTTCTTGAAGAAAATGCAGGGATAAGATTAAAAGAAGTACGGCATTGCGTAATAACTGGAAATAAATTTAATAACAATTTCTTTGCTATTTATCTTGCCAAGTCAGCTGATTGTATTGTCAGGAATAATTTTATCAGAGGCGAGGGAAAAAGAGAATCGAACTCAGGAAACGGAATTCATCTATGGTACTGCCGCGATATTACGATAGAAGGTAATGAAGTATATAACCATCGTGATGGAATTTATTTTGAGTTTGTTCGTCACGGGAAGATAATTAATAACCACAGCGAAAGAAACCTTCGCTACGGGCTTCACTTTATGTTTTCAGATAGTTGTTCATATTCAAATAACACTTTTCTGAATAACGGAGCCGGAGTAGCAGTTATGTACACAAAAAATGTACTGATGTTTGAAAATCATTTTCTAAAAAACTGGGGTGCTGCATCCTACGGAATATTATTGAAAGATATTTCTGACAGTCATATTGAAAAAAATATTTTTGATGAAAATTCTATCGGATTATACATGGAAGGCAGCAGCAGAGTTACAGTTGAAAAAAACAATTTTACCAAAAACGGCTGGGCATTGAAGCTGATGGCAAACTCAATGGAAAATTATTTTTATGATAACAATTTCGCAGCAAATTCATTTGATATTTCAACTAACAGCAGACAGAATTTTAACACATTCGAAAAAAATTATTGGGCTGATTATGATGGATACGATCTCAACAAAGATGGATTCGGTGATATTCCTTTCCGACCGGTTACAATGTTTTCGATGATGATTGAATCTCATCCAACTTCTTTGGTACTTCTGCATAGTTTATTTATAGATATTCTGAATATTGCAGAAAGTATTATTCCGGCAATAACTCCGGAAGCACTCACCGATCCGAAACCACGAATGAGGATGGTGAATTGA
- a CDS encoding molybdenum cofactor guanylyltransferase, translating to MYKDITGIILAGGKSKRMGLNKSFLKVGEVTMIERTTELMKSLFDRVILITNTPDEYKFLGIEMFEDIYKNVGPLAGIHSGLAHSITDKNFIISCDIPFVNKGVIEFIINYKTNKSITITKADGFVQQLCGLYSKQDLQEIVELIEDDKLEINNSQKCGCKVLQLVQKLDAEIIDIANEYDGYEEGMFLNMNKPEDFELVRGRMNLSS from the coding sequence ATGTATAAAGATATAACTGGAATAATTCTCGCCGGCGGAAAAAGCAAACGAATGGGTTTGAATAAATCTTTTCTTAAGGTCGGTGAAGTGACGATGATTGAAAGAACTACTGAACTGATGAAGAGTTTGTTTGATCGTGTGATACTCATAACAAATACTCCTGATGAATACAAATTTCTTGGAATAGAAATGTTTGAAGATATCTATAAAAATGTTGGTCCACTCGCCGGCATACATTCAGGATTAGCTCATTCGATTACAGATAAGAATTTTATCATCTCCTGCGATATACCGTTTGTGAATAAGGGTGTAATTGAATTCATCATCAATTATAAAACCAATAAGTCAATTACGATTACAAAAGCAGATGGATTCGTTCAGCAGTTGTGTGGTCTCTATTCAAAACAAGATTTACAGGAAATAGTTGAACTTATTGAAGATGATAAACTTGAGATTAACAATTCTCAAAAGTGTGGATGTAAAGTTTTACAGCTTGTTCAAAAACTTGATGCTGAAATTATAGACATCGCTAATGAATACGACGGATACGAAGAAGGTATGTTTCTAAATATGAATAAGCCTGAAGACTTTGAACTTGTTAGAGGGAGAATGAATTTGTCAAGCTGA
- a CDS encoding hemerythrin domain-containing protein: MKSISEFMEQDHDRLDDIYIQFKELRDSDQNKAMDIFSEFKTDLQKHILWEEEILFPLFESKTGMADTGPTAVMKMEHREIKNYLNEIFTYLKNGNTQTDELEEGLLEVLSEHNLKEENILYPMIDNAVDDKELEDVFFRIKDLSPKNYDN; the protein is encoded by the coding sequence ATGAAATCTATTTCAGAATTTATGGAACAAGATCACGACAGATTGGATGACATATATATTCAGTTTAAAGAGCTGAGAGATTCCGATCAGAATAAAGCAATGGATATTTTTTCTGAATTTAAAACAGATTTACAAAAACATATTTTATGGGAAGAGGAGATTTTATTTCCGTTGTTCGAAAGCAAAACCGGAATGGCTGATACAGGTCCAACCGCAGTTATGAAAATGGAACACAGAGAAATAAAGAATTATTTAAATGAAATTTTCACATATCTGAAAAATGGTAATACTCAAACAGATGAACTTGAAGAAGGATTACTTGAAGTCCTTAGCGAGCATAATCTTAAGGAGGAAAACATACTTTATCCAATGATTGATAATGCAGTTGACGATAAGGAACTTGAAGATGTATTTTTCAGAATAAAAGATCTCTCACCGAAAAATTATGACAACTGA
- a CDS encoding beta-propeller fold lactonase family protein, with protein MKRNNYFYLLSALIVFFLLFFSSCDSVSDPPPIVDNTFNGFETYQVAEIFAKNCAQSGCHSGTEPEHNLSFESWSKLILGSSGRHFGDTTGHEKSSNIFHGADEYGGEAVIPFNAERSLLYRLVIGDVENSSFRMPYNKPKLSDNEINIIRDWINNGAKSFSGEVPYLSSNDEIFVCNQAGDEVSVIDLQNKLVKRTIDVNLNPASIDHPDHITRKDGFLYVGLVAAGKILKIDINTYQIVGTVSGLEFPGMIVFSSDGRKLFVSKSPLAPGAITGVYEIDLATMTLVSEISLPIAGVPHALAITPDDKLLIADMKWDRIYIYDTNLNDFDGDPILMSPGQTPFHEPIHAYISPDGKYLYVSCKGSGYVIIYDVQSRQEAARLSMGDHPMQMAITPDGSKIYVAVFHEGKIKVIKKDGTNWSIENEISHHAFHDLWGIDLTSDGKYVVATSSNEMNGYKPRYNPVGKQRISNVAFVETATNEVVRIIDVERYASGINAR; from the coding sequence ATGAAACGAAATAATTATTTTTATCTACTGTCGGCACTTATTGTCTTTTTTTTATTATTTTTTTCAAGTTGTGATTCCGTTTCTGATCCACCACCCATAGTTGACAATACTTTTAACGGATTTGAGACATACCAGGTTGCAGAAATATTCGCAAAAAATTGTGCGCAATCTGGCTGTCATTCCGGTACTGAACCGGAACACAATCTTTCATTTGAATCGTGGTCAAAGTTGATACTTGGTTCCTCCGGAAGACACTTTGGTGATACAACAGGGCATGAAAAATCATCAAATATTTTTCATGGTGCTGATGAATACGGAGGGGAGGCTGTAATTCCATTTAATGCTGAGCGTAGTTTACTTTATAGATTAGTTATTGGAGATGTTGAAAATTCTTCATTCCGAATGCCTTATAACAAACCAAAGTTATCTGACAATGAAATCAACATAATCAGAGATTGGATAAACAATGGCGCTAAATCTTTTTCAGGTGAAGTTCCATACTTATCTTCAAATGATGAAATATTCGTTTGTAATCAGGCTGGTGATGAAGTGTCAGTTATTGATTTACAAAACAAACTTGTTAAAAGAACGATTGATGTTAATCTAAATCCGGCAAGCATTGATCATCCCGATCACATCACAAGAAAAGATGGATTTTTATATGTCGGGCTTGTTGCAGCAGGTAAAATACTTAAGATTGATATAAACACTTATCAAATAGTCGGAACTGTAAGTGGATTGGAATTCCCCGGTATGATAGTTTTCAGTAGTGATGGAAGAAAACTTTTTGTATCCAAATCTCCGCTCGCTCCAGGTGCAATAACAGGTGTGTACGAAATTGATCTGGCAACTATGACTCTGGTTTCTGAAATAAGCTTGCCAATTGCCGGTGTACCGCACGCTCTTGCCATTACACCTGATGACAAACTGCTTATTGCAGATATGAAGTGGGACAGAATATATATATATGACACAAATTTAAATGACTTCGATGGTGACCCAATTTTAATGTCACCCGGACAAACACCCTTTCATGAACCTATTCATGCCTACATATCTCCCGATGGGAAATATTTGTATGTTTCCTGCAAGGGATCAGGTTATGTAATTATTTATGATGTTCAATCGCGTCAGGAAGCAGCACGTTTATCTATGGGCGATCATCCGATGCAGATGGCAATTACACCCGACGGGTCCAAAATTTATGTTGCAGTATTCCATGAAGGAAAAATTAAGGTCATCAAGAAAGATGGAACAAACTGGAGTATTGAAAATGAAATCTCGCATCATGCTTTTCATGATTTATGGGGAATTGATTTGACATCTGACGGCAAATATGTTGTTGCTACAAGTTCAAATGAGATGAATGGATATAAACCAAGATATAATCCGGTGGGAAAACAAAGAATCTCAAATGTGGCATTTGTGGAAACTGCTACAAATGAAGTGGTCAGAATTATTGATGTTGAAAGATATGCTTCAGGAATAAATGCAAGGTAA
- a CDS encoding DoxX family protein, with amino-acid sequence MAFFEKLKLWLDKNSDLAYGLIRIFLGVALFVRGWILASDPAAITRLAEEDRIYWWYSYITVAHIIGGFSLAIGLITRLGSLLQIPVLFGAVFLVHLKQGLLSVGQSLELSALVLVLLLIYFVFGSGGLSVDRRISKRKSGDKPLQSSS; translated from the coding sequence ATGGCATTCTTTGAAAAGCTTAAGTTGTGGTTAGATAAAAACAGTGATCTGGCGTACGGTCTGATCAGAATATTTTTAGGTGTTGCATTATTTGTTCGTGGATGGATACTTGCTTCAGATCCTGCAGCCATAACCAGGCTTGCTGAGGAAGATAGAATTTATTGGTGGTATTCGTACATAACTGTTGCGCATATTATTGGAGGATTTTCACTTGCAATTGGTTTGATAACCAGACTCGGATCGCTGCTTCAGATTCCGGTGCTTTTCGGTGCAGTATTTCTTGTTCATCTTAAACAAGGATTACTTTCGGTTGGTCAGTCGCTTGAACTTTCAGCGCTTGTGCTTGTTCTCTTACTTATATATTTTGTTTTCGGCTCTGGTGGCTTATCAGTTGACCGTAGAATTTCAAAAAGAAAATCGGGTGATAAACCTCTGCAGAGCAGCAGTTAA
- a CDS encoding nitrous oxide reductase: protein MFNRNQSSFLFLLALFFFGTTSCGSNPEPINYGQDECEFCRMLISDNRFGSEIVTDKGKVFKFDEVGCMIDYALVKNLIGDANQKFLVTDFAVPETLIDANSAFYVHNENIRSPMGLNVMSFESEVSRQKFIAESSGSILNWVDVIELVKQRSM, encoded by the coding sequence TTGTTTAACCGTAACCAATCATCATTTTTATTCTTACTCGCACTCTTTTTTTTCGGAACCACATCTTGTGGAAGCAATCCTGAGCCTATAAATTATGGACAAGATGAATGTGAGTTTTGTCGGATGTTGATCTCAGATAATCGCTTCGGTTCGGAGATTGTTACTGATAAAGGAAAAGTATTCAAATTTGATGAAGTTGGATGCATGATTGATTATGCATTGGTAAAAAATTTAATCGGAGATGCTAATCAAAAATTTTTAGTAACAGATTTTGCAGTTCCTGAAACTTTAATTGATGCTAACTCAGCGTTCTATGTTCACAATGAAAATATCAGAAGTCCGATGGGATTAAATGTGATGTCGTTTGAAAGTGAAGTTTCCAGACAAAAGTTTATAGCGGAAAGTAGTGGTAGCATATTAAACTGGGTTGATGTGATTGAACTAGTTAAACAAAGAAGTATGTGA